The following nucleotide sequence is from Alkalihalobacillus sp. LMS39.
GTTTGCCACGTTTCTAACTTCTCTAGCTTTTGTTCGATTGTTTCTTCTTTTAAATATGTAAAGCTAGGAAGTTCGATTAATCGCCCTCGAAATTGACGTTCTAACTCAAATGAAATCGTTGAAATAAATTCCCCCATGGCGACAACTGATTTCATTTCTTCTGCTTTTACAGACATCGGTACTAGTGGAACAACTGCTGTGTCTACATATTCTTTTGATTGAATATATGTATCAATGTCCATCGTTTGCCACTTCATACAATCTTCACCCTTTGTTCTTTTATAGTTTCTACTCTATGTTACTGGATATACAAAAAAAAGAAAACCCATGAAAATAAATGAAGCTACTGAAAAAGGAAAACTCCTTTTTCAGTAGCTGTAATTAATCCAAACTCAATAGTTTCTTTAGTTCATTCGTAAGCTTGATAAACTGCTCACGATTTTGTTGGTCAAGTGCATAATCAATATCAGCTTGCAATTGCTCTTTCGCAAACGATCGTAATGATTTATCCAATACAAGTTCAGCTAAAATTCCATCAACGGTTGCCATTTCATTGTTTTCTGGAATAAACGGATTTTCTTCAAGAACGGCCACGTAATGATGGTTTACTTTCGAACCGATAAAATTAAGTTGGATGTAAACATCTTCGTCATCATGCAAGCGAATGTCATGAAACGCTTTTTCGGCATCCATTGTCACGTGCTTTTTTTTATGAAAACTAAAAGGGACATTTTCAACATCAGTCGTAGAAATAATTAATGCCTTTGGACAGTACTCTGCTTTCTCAACAAAATGGACCCGTTTCATTAACTCATCATCACTAATTAAATAATTTAATAACCAAGCACACTCTCTTCGCTTTAATTGAAACGTTTTTAAAAACCATCTTAAAAAGTCTTTTTTTTCAACGACAGAAATAACGCTACTCATCATTATTCCCCTCCTTAGTCGAAAATCCCTTTGGCTATAAAAAACGACGTGGTTACTTTTATTTACTTCCTTAAACTATTCGTGATTTCCCATTTGTTTTCCTTTATTATATTTCAATTTTTTACGCGCTATTACTTTCATTCTTCCTGTACTTGTTCTAAGTATTCAACTAAATGTGATCGCTCATTATCTAATGAAATGGCCCGCTGTAAAAGTTCAGTACCTTCTTTTCTGTAACCACTTTCCATTAAAAACATTCCATAATCTTCACAAAACTCTGCATCCTCAGCAAAATGCTCTGTTACTTTAGCAAATGCTTCACGAGCTGCATTGAAATCATCTTCTTTCCACAATCCATATGCTTGATACCACGTTAATAATGGGTCTTGCTCACCAAACTCTTCAATATGTTCAATTAATTCTAATAAATCGTCATAATTTTCTTCATGTTTGAAATAAGAGGCTAATGTACGGACAGCTTCAAAATAGGAAGGATTTAAACTAATGACTTGTCGTAATAAATTTTCAGCTTTGCTCGCATCTCCTGTTTTAAAACATAATTTGGCGCCTTGAACATACAGACCTTCATTGTATTCATCAATCTTTAAGCCTTCTTCTATTGTATGCAGTGCATCCTTGTATTTGTGCAACGCTTCATAGGATTTTGCCAAATATGGATATAAACTACTAAATGAAGGATCTTGCTCTTTCACTTTTGTAAATTGTTGTACCGCGGTTTCAAAATCTTCAAGTTGATAGACGGTATAAGCATATCCAAACCGGCTCATCGGATCATCATGTTCCTTTAACCCTTTTTGATAAAACTCAATTGCCTCTTCAAACTCTCCAGCCGCACTAAACGCTTCCGCTAACCGCAATTCAATATGAAAAGATTCAAATGTTGGCTCATTAGCATACAACGCTTTTTTTAAGTGGGGAATGCTTTTTTGATAGTCACCACGCTCTAAATAAAACTCTCCTAATCCAAGTGACACAATCGGTTCATTTGGTGCTTTTTTCATCGCATTCATTAATTTTTGTTCAGCTACTTCTTCTAACCCTTGCAATTGATATAAATCCGCTAATAATAATTGAGCTTGAACATATACACCATCTGTTTCCTTTACTTCCAATAACATATCAATTGCTTCATCTTCTTCATCTAAATCAATGAGAAGCTCAGCCGAAAAAATATATAATTCTCCCTCATCTGGGTACAACATAATAAGCTCGTCCATAATTCGTTTTGACGCTTCTAGATGTCCTAATTCATAATAGGCTTGCGCCACCATATATTTCGTTTCATGATCGGCTTCTTTTTCAATTTGTTCAAGTTGCTTTAAGCCGTCAGCAATTTCACCTTGCTCGATTTTTTTAAATGCTTGTTCAATTGTCAATTTCCGATTTCCCTCCTAGTTTGTTACCAGTCCATATTGTCATCATACCAAAATGATTTGATTAGGAAAAGGAAACGGTCTTAAAGGAAAGCTATCGTAAATAGGCTTCCGAAATCGACAAATAACTCCCGGGAAGACGGATTCTTTGCTCCCGACCATAACCAGGTTTATAATCAATAACATTTCCTGCTTTCACGACTTTCCCCCGTAAAACAACAACATGTATTTTTTCGTTATCGTGTTCATCTGTTAAGATATAGTCCACATCACTACTTACAAGCAAGGTTCCTTTTTTCGGATATAAGCCAAGTTTTTGAATTAGCCCTTTAGAAAAAGGAACATAATCAGCTGGAAAAGAAAAGCATGTTGGAATCTCATAATCTGTTGCATAATATTGCCATAATTGACTCCATTGTTGTGCTTCTTTTTCAGACTGACAAACATGGTCCCAATTCGGGATAATTAAGGGCTGATAGGAATGCATCGCTTCTTTAATTCTTTGCCATATTGTATGTTGAAGTTCATTTTGTTGAGTAAAATCAACAATAATAATTGGAACTTTATGCTTTTTGCACAAACGAATAAAAGCTGGGGTTAATGATTTATAATTCGTTCGAACTCCTACAACAAAATCAATCCCGCTATTAATCATACGATGCCGTGCTTTTTTTATTAGATGGTTAAATTCTCGTATATTATAAATCTCACAGTAGGTGACAACCGTTGTACATCCAATTGAAATTAACTGTTTCATCCTCTTTTTAAACATCGAAAAATGCGTTTCTTGACATAGATTCAAATCATTCATAACAAAGCTGGACTGTAATGAAAACCCGTCAATATTCATTCTCATCCATTGAAGTTTTCTCATTTTGGCATTAATATACCGAATGGAATCAAACTCAAATAAATACGATCGATTCATTTGAATGCCTTCTTCTGTTGTTCTTTTCACATTTTCTACGATATACTTCACACTATCCCCTCCAAAAATCAAAGCTTCTTATAGACAAGCTATGAAGGGGATGTAAAATAAATAACCGTATTATATAAGAAAAACGCGAGAGCGTCTTTTCTGTTCAAGAATAAGCTTTCAAAGCTTCACTGCTATACCAAAAATTTTATATTTCCTTTTATATCAAAAAAAAGAACCTATCCGAAACGATAAGTAAACGCTTTCAAATAGGTTTAGCAAGATGCTAAAAATTATTAGTATGGATAGGAGTGGAGAGAAACCATACGCTTAATTTTTATTATAACGGAATTCTTTTAAATGTCAACGAATATTTCAGAAAAATTCGAAAAGGATGTTAACCAGACGTTTTATCATGGATAACTGTTCCATTATACAGGGAAACAAGTATAATGGAACAGTTTACTTATCCACTTAAACTATTGTTGCAATGATTGTAATTGAGCAAAAAAATTAGGGTATGACACAGCAATCGCTTCACTTTCTTCTATCGTAACTGTCCCTGTTGCAATGCAACCGGCTATCCCCATCGTCATTCCAATTCGATGATCACCATAGCTCTTTACAGTATTCCCTGTTAAATTAGAATTCCCATAAATAATCATGCCATCATCTGTCGCTTCAATTGAGGCCCCAAGCTTTGTTAACTCACTTACAACAGTGTCAATTCGATTTGTCTCTTTCACTTTTAACTCTTCAGCATCTTTGATTACTGTTTTTCCTTCAGCTTGTGTGGCAAGAAGAGCGATAACCGGAATTTCATCAATTAATCTTGGAATGATGTCTCCACCAATTTCAATTCCTTGTAAAGACGAAGTAGAAATTGTCAAATCTGCTACAGGCTCGTCATTTATTGTTCGTTCATTTTCAATGACTAAGTTCGCACCCATTTGTTGTAACACATCAATGATACCTGTTCTTGTTGGGTTCACACCAACATTTAACAATGTAATCGAACTGTTTGGTACAATCGCACCAGCAACAAGCATAAACGCAGCTGAAGAAATATCTCCAGGTACAACAATATGTCCACCAGTTAACTGTTGACCTCCTTGAACCGAAGTCGTTCGTCCATTTTGTTTGACATCAACTCCAAATGCTCTCAACATTCGTTCTGTATGATCTCTTGATACGTGCGGTTCTGACACAACGGTCTCTCCCTCGCTTTGTAAGCCAGCGAGAAGAATACAAGACTTCACTTGTGCACTTGCTACTTTCGATTCAAACTGAATCGCCTTTGTTCCGCCACCGCGAATCGATAAAGGCGTTAAATTTCCGTTGTCTCTTCCATCAATCTTCGCCCCCATTTCTCGTAATGGGTTTGTTACGCGAGACATTGGACGTTTCGCGATTGAAGAATCTCCTATCACGACACTGTGGAACGGTAATGTTGCTAAAATGCCAAGCATTAACCGTGTTGTTGTTCCCGAGTTTCCAACATCTAATATTTCTACAGGCTCTTTTAATCCTTCATACCCTTTTCCTTCAATCGTCACTTTATCATTTTCTTGATGAATAGAGACTCCTAGTTTTTGAAAGCATGATATCGTACTTAAGCAATCTTCTCCTGGTAAAAAACCTTCGACTGTCGTTGTTCCGTTTGCAATGGCCCCAAACATCACTGCACGATGAGAAATTGATTTATCACCTGGAATCGTAATCGTCCCTTGTAATCCGTTCGTTACTTTTTGCACCGTTTGATCCACACTGTTTCTCTCCTTACTCATTCATATATGTCTCATATAATTCTGAATGAAGTTTTTCTTGCGCTTTTAACCGGTCTTCTTCAGAACGGAAGCTTAAGCGCAGCGCTCCCATAATATCTTCTCTTGTTTCAATAATTCGAATATTTGTAATACTGATGTTTTCATCGGCTAACATTTTTGTCACGTCAGAAATAACACCTGGATGGTCCGGAACATCAACAAATAAATCGTAAAAAGCAGGAATTGCGCCTTTTTTATGTACAGGTAACCCATCTCGAAATTGCTTTGCCGTTTGAAAATACTCGTGAATTTTTTCATTATCGCCTACTTCGATAAGTTCTTTCACATACGCCATTTCTTCTTGCCATTTCTCTAATAAATCTAATAAGCTTTCTTTATTATGAAGTAAAATATCACGCCACATGACAGGACTCGCTGAAGCAATTCTTGTTATGTCACGAAATCCACCTGCAGCTAAACGTGACACTAACGGATCTTCTCCTTCAAACTTTGCGACTTGATGAACTAGGCTTGCTGCTACAATATGAGGAAAATGACTGATGGCACCAGCAAGTTTATCATGTTGATCAGCTGACATTTCAATAAATTTCGCTTTCGTTCCTTTCAGCCAATTTTGCAGCTGAATCACTTTATTCATTTGTGATGTCTCATAAGGGGTCAAAATATAAAACGCATTTTCAAAAAGATGAGCTCTCGCTGCTTCTACCCCACTTTTGTGGGAACCAGCCATCGGATGACCACCTATAAATGTCACACCTTTATGTTCTAAACAGCTTGCCTTTTCGAAAATTCGCTTTTTTGTACTACCAACATCGGTAATAATCGCCCCTTGCTTTATGTTCATTTGGGCAAGTTGCTCTAATAATAATTCTGTTTTTGAAACAGGTGTGGCAAGGATGATGAAATCTGCTTGTTCAACACCTTCTTCAATTGAATTTGGGACTTCATCTATAATTTTTAAAGATAATGCCATTTTTACTTGTTGTTCATTAATATCAAAGCCTAGTAAATGTGCATCATGCTCTCGCTTAATCGCGAGAGCAATTGATCCACCTATTAATCCTAGACCAATGACAAAAGCAGTTCGTTTCACTGGTCATACTCCCTTTTTCTTTATCGGCTTACCGGTTTTCCTTAAGCCACGCTGCTAAAAGTTCAATAATTCCGTTGTTTTCTTCTTCATTTCCAACAGTAACACGAATACAAGTTGGGAACCCTAACGCTTCTCCGGAACGAATAATGTAACCACGCTCTAATAAATATTGGAATAAAACATCACCAGATACATTAAAATCAATTAAAATAAAATTCGTTTGTGTCGGATAATATTTCAAATTATAGTTTTCACAAAACGAAGTGAATTGTGCAATTCCCTGTTTATTTTTTTCAAAACAATCTTCAATAAACACTTGATCTTCTAATGAAGCGATTGCTGCAACATGAGAAAACGTATTATTATTAAATGGCGGGCGAACTGGATCAAGTAAAGAAATGACAGATGGATGACCAATACCATATCCTACTCGTAAAGCAGCTAATCCATATGCTTTAGAAAATGTACGGAGCACGATTAAGTTTTTATATTGCTTTAATAAGGATAGTGTTTCTGGGAAATCATTTGCCGTTACATATTCATAATAAGCTTCATCAGAAACAACTAATACATCTTCTGGTACTTTCTTTAAAAATTGCTGAAATGCTTCTTCACCTACATATGTACCTGATGGATTGTTTGGATTACATACCCAAACAATTTTCGTATTTTCATCAATTGCCTCTGCCATCGCATCTAAATCATGAACTCCATCAACAGAAGGAACTTCACGTACTTCCGCTCCTTCGATGACAGCATTTAATTTATACTGTGAAAAAGTTGGATCTGCTGTTACCGTATTTGAATTTGGTGTCAAAAATGCTCGACATAAAATTTGAATGACTTCATCAGAACCATTTCCAAAAATCAGTTGATTTTCATCAACGGAATGAAAAGAAGCGACGGCACTTCGTAATGTAGCTGCATATCCATCTGGATATAATGCTGTATTTGAAGCAGCATTTGCAATCGCTTCTGCCGCTTTTTTAGAAGCGCCGAAAGGATTTTCATTTGATGCTAGCTTTACGACTTTTTCTAAACCGAATTCTTTTTTTACTTCTTCAATCGGTTTACCAGGCTTATAAGATGGTAACCCAATTAACTGTTTTTTTACGTTCATCATTAGCACCCCTGTTACGTTTATTTTCCTATTCTCCTATCTTATTACGAAATGAGCGAGAGGACAAACGTTTTTATTGTAGAGAGCGCTTCTTTTCTCGTATTTTCATCTGTTAATTGTCGGTCCCATTCCTCGACAAGCTTGATAATCGCACTTCCGACAATAATCCCATCACAATGAGTCGCTAGAGCATCGACTTGTTCTTTATTTGAAATTCCAAATCCAACAGCAATCGGAATTGAGCTATGTCGTTTCACTTCTTCTAAAAACTCATAAACGGACGGTGAGAACTCATTGCGAACACCTGTTACACCAAGAGAAGAAACACAGTATAAAAACCCTTGGGCATGATGAGCAATTTTTTCAATTCTTTGCTTAGATGTTGGTGCAACTAAAGAGATAAAGGATAAATCTTCCTTTTTACATAATGTTGAAATATGCTCACTTTCTTCAAAAGGAAGATCGGGAACGAGTAACCCATCAATTTCATATTGTTTTGCTTGTTCAATAAAACGCTCTTCTCCAAATTGTAGCAGCGGATTATAATACGTAAACACAATAACAGGAATAGTTAAGCCTTTCGCTCTCATTTTTGGAACTAGTCCAAGTGCCTTTTCCAATGACATTTTATGTTGTAACGCGCGTTTCGCTGAGCGCTGGATGACAGGCCCATCAGCAAGTGGATCAGAATACGGAATTCCTAGTTCAAGGACATGTGCACCTGCTTCTTGTAATGTAAGTGCAAGATCAATTGTCACTTCTGGTGTTGGGTCCCCTGCCATAATAAACGGGATAAAAAGCGGATATTGGTTCGTTTCCATCACTTGTTTCATTCTGATTGTCATATCGCTTCACCTCGGAAATGCTTCATTAACGTATGGACATCTTTATCTCCACGTCCAGATAAACAAACTAAAATCGCTTGGTCAGGTGATAATTGCTTGGCACGTTCAAATGCTTTCGCTAACGCATGCGCACTTTCAATCGCTGGAATAATCCCTTCTGTTTCAGATAAGAGCTTTAATGCAGCTAACGCCTGTTTATCCGTTATTGCTTCATAACGAACTCGCTCAATACTCGCTAAATATGCATGCTCTGGTCCAACACCTGGATAGTCTAGCCCTGCTGAAATCGAATAAGGCTCAATGATTTGTCCGACCTCGTCTTGAATTAAATACGTTAATGAACCATGAATGACGCCAACAGTCCCTTTTGTTATCGTAGCAGCATGTTCATTTGTCGACACACCTTTTCCTGCAGCTTCTACACCAATTAACGTGACGTCATCTTCTAAAAATGGATAAAACATTCCAATCGCATTACTTCCTCCACCAACACAAGCGATGATTTCATCTGGCAAACGTCCAATTTCTTGAACGATTTGCTCTTTTGATTCATCCCCGATAATTCGTTGAAAATCACGAACCATCCGTGGATAAGGATGCGGTCCGACAACAGAGCCAATCAAATAAAACGTGTCTTCGGCATTCGTCACCCAATAACGGATCGCTTCATTTGTCGCGTCTTTTAATGTTTTACTCCCTGAAGTAGCTGGAACAACTTCTGCGCCAAGCAATTCCATCCGGAATACATTTAACGCTTGACGCTCCATATCCTCTTCACCCATAAACACTTTACATTCCAACCCAAACCGAGCAGCGATCGTCGCAGTCGCTACACCATGTTGCCCTGCCCCCGTTTCCGCAACTATTTTCTTTTTCCCCATTCGTTTTGCTAACAATGCCTGACCCATCGCATTGTTTAATTTATGGGCACCTGTATGCAATAAATCTTCTCGTTTTAAAAAGATTTTCGCTCCACCAAGTGATTCGGTTATATTTTGCGCAAACGATAAAGCTGTTGGCCGACCTGCATATTTTTCAAGATGTTCATGATATTCTTTATGAAAACTATCATCATTCATGGCTTCCGTAAAGGCCGTTTCTAACTCTTCTAATGCGTTCATTAATGTTTCTGGCACGTATTTGCCACCAAACTGTCCAAACCTTCCTCTTTCATCTGGAAAAATACTACTCATATAATTCGATCCTTTCTTCTATCTGTTTCATTCGTTCAAATGATTTTTTACCATTTTCTTCAATTCCACTTGACACATCGATTCCATCAGGCTGATAAGCAAGTAACTCTGCTATATTAGAAGCTTGTATTCCACCTGCGATAAAGGTAGGGCGCGCTAATTTTTTTCCTGTTTCAATATAAGACGGTAGGTGACTCCAGTCGAATGTTGATCCCGTTCCACCCCATTGACCTTTCACTTTACTATCAATGACAAACCCGTCTACAAAAGGGGCATATTGTTCCATTTTAAGCCATGCCTGTGGTTCATGATGAATGACTTTCCATAATGGCACTGTTACTTGTTTAGATATCATATTGACTTGTTCTACTGTTTCATTGCCGTGTAACTGAATAATATCAAGAGAAACATGTGAAAGAACACTAGCAATCTCTGAAATAGAAGCATTTACAAACAATCCAACTAGTTTTTGTTTGGGCTGTAAGGGGTGAGCTTTAATCCATTTGTCTACATCTCTTGCTGTTACTTTTCGCTTGCTTTCTGCAAAAACAACTCCGATATAGGACACCCTACTTTGAACAGCAAGGGAAATATCTTGTTGTGAATGGTTACCACAAAACTTAAGCTTTGGATTCAACATTGACATCCCCTAGCAATTCAACAATTCCATGTTCAGGTGTCTTTGCCCTCATTAACGACTCTCCAACTAAAACCCCGTTTGCTCCCGCTCTTTTCACTCTTTCTGTGTCC
It contains:
- a CDS encoding ReoY family proteolytic degradation factor, encoding MSSVISVVEKKDFLRWFLKTFQLKRRECAWLLNYLISDDELMKRVHFVEKAEYCPKALIISTTDVENVPFSFHKKKHVTMDAEKAFHDIRLHDDEDVYIQLNFIGSKVNHHYVAVLEENPFIPENNEMATVDGILAELVLDKSLRSFAKEQLQADIDYALDQQNREQFIKLTNELKKLLSLD
- a CDS encoding prephenate dehydrogenase, which encodes MKRTAFVIGLGLIGGSIALAIKREHDAHLLGFDINEQQVKMALSLKIIDEVPNSIEEGVEQADFIILATPVSKTELLLEQLAQMNIKQGAIITDVGSTKKRIFEKASCLEHKGVTFIGGHPMAGSHKSGVEAARAHLFENAFYILTPYETSQMNKVIQLQNWLKGTKAKFIEMSADQHDKLAGAISHFPHIVAASLVHQVAKFEGEDPLVSRLAAGGFRDITRIASASPVMWRDILLHNKESLLDLLEKWQEEMAYVKELIEVGDNEKIHEYFQTAKQFRDGLPVHKKGAIPAFYDLFVDVPDHPGVISDVTKMLADENISITNIRIIETREDIMGALRLSFRSEEDRLKAQEKLHSELYETYMNE
- a CDS encoding YpiF family protein, which gives rise to MKWQTMDIDTYIQSKEYVDTAVVPLVPMSVKAEEMKSVVAMGEFISTISFELERQFRGRLIELPSFTYLKEETIEQKLEKLETWQTHLKENGLAHLIFLTSDSEWRTVEQQLSGLLIWLPTIPLEHLDSKYKMETVSDQIKQLIPIITKKWQS
- a CDS encoding phosphoribosylanthranilate isomerase codes for the protein MLNPKLKFCGNHSQQDISLAVQSRVSYIGVVFAESKRKVTARDVDKWIKAHPLQPKQKLVGLFVNASISEIASVLSHVSLDIIQLHGNETVEQVNMISKQVTVPLWKVIHHEPQAWLKMEQYAPFVDGFVIDSKVKGQWGGTGSTFDWSHLPSYIETGKKLARPTFIAGGIQASNIAELLAYQPDGIDVSSGIEENGKKSFERMKQIEERIELYE
- the hisC gene encoding histidinol-phosphate transaminase encodes the protein MNVKKQLIGLPSYKPGKPIEEVKKEFGLEKVVKLASNENPFGASKKAAEAIANAASNTALYPDGYAATLRSAVASFHSVDENQLIFGNGSDEVIQILCRAFLTPNSNTVTADPTFSQYKLNAVIEGAEVREVPSVDGVHDLDAMAEAIDENTKIVWVCNPNNPSGTYVGEEAFQQFLKKVPEDVLVVSDEAYYEYVTANDFPETLSLLKQYKNLIVLRTFSKAYGLAALRVGYGIGHPSVISLLDPVRPPFNNNTFSHVAAIASLEDQVFIEDCFEKNKQGIAQFTSFCENYNLKYYPTQTNFILIDFNVSGDVLFQYLLERGYIIRSGEALGFPTCIRVTVGNEEENNGIIELLAAWLKENR
- the aroA gene encoding 3-phosphoshikimate 1-carboxyvinyltransferase, with product MDQTVQKVTNGLQGTITIPGDKSISHRAVMFGAIANGTTTVEGFLPGEDCLSTISCFQKLGVSIHQENDKVTIEGKGYEGLKEPVEILDVGNSGTTTRLMLGILATLPFHSVVIGDSSIAKRPMSRVTNPLREMGAKIDGRDNGNLTPLSIRGGGTKAIQFESKVASAQVKSCILLAGLQSEGETVVSEPHVSRDHTERMLRAFGVDVKQNGRTTSVQGGQQLTGGHIVVPGDISSAAFMLVAGAIVPNSSITLLNVGVNPTRTGIIDVLQQMGANLVIENERTINDEPVADLTISTSSLQGIEIGGDIIPRLIDEIPVIALLATQAEGKTVIKDAEELKVKETNRIDTVVSELTKLGASIEATDDGMIIYGNSNLTGNTVKSYGDHRIGMTMGIAGCIATGTVTIEESEAIAVSYPNFFAQLQSLQQ
- the trpA gene encoding tryptophan synthase subunit alpha; the encoded protein is MTIRMKQVMETNQYPLFIPFIMAGDPTPEVTIDLALTLQEAGAHVLELGIPYSDPLADGPVIQRSAKRALQHKMSLEKALGLVPKMRAKGLTIPVIVFTYYNPLLQFGEERFIEQAKQYEIDGLLVPDLPFEESEHISTLCKKEDLSFISLVAPTSKQRIEKIAHHAQGFLYCVSSLGVTGVRNEFSPSVYEFLEEVKRHSSIPIAVGFGISNKEQVDALATHCDGIIVGSAIIKLVEEWDRQLTDENTRKEALSTIKTFVLSLIS
- the trpB gene encoding tryptophan synthase subunit beta, yielding MSSIFPDERGRFGQFGGKYVPETLMNALEELETAFTEAMNDDSFHKEYHEHLEKYAGRPTALSFAQNITESLGGAKIFLKREDLLHTGAHKLNNAMGQALLAKRMGKKKIVAETGAGQHGVATATIAARFGLECKVFMGEEDMERQALNVFRMELLGAEVVPATSGSKTLKDATNEAIRYWVTNAEDTFYLIGSVVGPHPYPRMVRDFQRIIGDESKEQIVQEIGRLPDEIIACVGGGSNAIGMFYPFLEDDVTLIGVEAAGKGVSTNEHAATITKGTVGVIHGSLTYLIQDEVGQIIEPYSISAGLDYPGVGPEHAYLASIERVRYEAITDKQALAALKLLSETEGIIPAIESAHALAKAFERAKQLSPDQAILVCLSGRGDKDVHTLMKHFRGEAI
- a CDS encoding tetratricopeptide repeat protein is translated as MTIEQAFKKIEQGEIADGLKQLEQIEKEADHETKYMVAQAYYELGHLEASKRIMDELIMLYPDEGELYIFSAELLIDLDEEDEAIDMLLEVKETDGVYVQAQLLLADLYQLQGLEEVAEQKLMNAMKKAPNEPIVSLGLGEFYLERGDYQKSIPHLKKALYANEPTFESFHIELRLAEAFSAAGEFEEAIEFYQKGLKEHDDPMSRFGYAYTVYQLEDFETAVQQFTKVKEQDPSFSSLYPYLAKSYEALHKYKDALHTIEEGLKIDEYNEGLYVQGAKLCFKTGDASKAENLLRQVISLNPSYFEAVRTLASYFKHEENYDDLLELIEHIEEFGEQDPLLTWYQAYGLWKEDDFNAAREAFAKVTEHFAEDAEFCEDYGMFLMESGYRKEGTELLQRAISLDNERSHLVEYLEQVQEE